A genome region from Colwellia sp. Arc7-D includes the following:
- a CDS encoding type II secretion system protein: MLRLSSQKGFSLIEVAVAITLLGIIIGSLSSIASMYLPYKRIADTKTQLSIAKQALTSYIKLNGRIPCPLDESGTEISCRNGAFTGNLPAKILGLNTPFLDGWGRPFFYAINPRVSTNYKTFSDFIGDQNNEIKGNQYLFCRDMAINAQFVHQYSNSIGAFNKVLDDPDFIYSHELAYTLISGGPNNISEQSTAGVVSLSKEVEGYGNIDVYADDSDSESWNNSSQSVFKVNLHRQTRQSKSSSIHNLSQQCLAQGNSDNELSSDNNEPLPVAKSAIVNADDIYYSQSLIGLISKLNCPAIITGINAMETQTQISAKIRDVTAWQDDYYDLFTKFLTAKNLNITAAEKKLWEMRTKALADLLSATAGIAEANSAVVKAALEVIKTIKNLKTEMKKASDEYKAASKKLAEAQAGIDEKFIMIKNVNYQQRNFCNYSKNEVKKYSEAEQESGTNEVDLCASW; this comes from the coding sequence ATGTTAAGGCTATCATCTCAAAAAGGTTTTTCGTTAATCGAGGTAGCCGTTGCCATTACATTACTTGGCATTATCATTGGTTCGTTAAGTTCAATTGCAAGCATGTATTTACCTTATAAACGTATTGCTGATACTAAAACGCAGTTATCTATAGCCAAACAGGCATTAACAAGCTACATCAAGCTAAACGGGCGTATACCATGCCCATTAGACGAAAGTGGGACTGAAATTAGTTGTCGTAACGGTGCTTTTACGGGTAATTTACCTGCTAAAATACTTGGCTTGAATACGCCGTTTCTAGACGGCTGGGGCCGGCCATTTTTTTATGCCATTAACCCTAGAGTAAGTACAAACTACAAGACTTTCTCTGATTTTATTGGTGATCAAAATAACGAAATAAAAGGTAATCAATATTTATTCTGTCGTGACATGGCGATTAACGCCCAATTTGTTCATCAATACAGCAATTCAATTGGTGCTTTTAATAAAGTGCTCGATGATCCCGATTTTATTTACAGCCACGAACTTGCCTATACACTAATCAGTGGTGGCCCAAACAATATAAGTGAGCAGTCAACCGCCGGAGTAGTCAGTCTTTCGAAAGAAGTTGAAGGTTACGGAAATATAGATGTTTATGCTGACGACTCGGATAGTGAATCATGGAATAACTCCAGCCAGTCGGTATTTAAGGTGAATTTACATCGCCAAACACGGCAATCAAAATCAAGCTCTATCCACAACTTATCGCAGCAATGTTTAGCACAAGGTAATAGTGACAATGAATTATCATCTGATAATAATGAACCCTTGCCTGTTGCAAAAAGCGCTATCGTCAATGCTGACGATATTTATTACTCCCAAAGTTTAATTGGTTTAATCAGTAAATTAAATTGTCCGGCAATAATAACAGGTATTAATGCGATGGAAACGCAAACACAAATCTCAGCAAAAATTAGAGACGTAACCGCATGGCAAGATGACTATTATGACCTATTTACTAAATTTTTAACGGCGAAAAATTTAAACATAACAGCTGCGGAAAAAAAACTTTGGGAAATGCGAACAAAAGCCCTTGCCGACTTATTGAGTGCTACAGCAGGTATAGCAGAGGCAAATTCTGCCGTAGTGAAGGCGGCATTAGAAGTAATTAAAACGATTAAAAATTTAAAAACTGAAATGAAAAAAGCGTCAGATGAATATAAAGCTGCGAGTAAAAAACTAGCGGAGGCTCAAGCAGGGATAGATGAAAAATTTATCATGATTAAAAATGTTAATTATCAACAACGTAACTTTTGTAATTATTCAAAGAATGAAGTAAAAAAATATTCAGAAGCAGAGCAAGAAAGTGGCACAAATGAGGTAGATTTATGCGCATCATGGTAA
- a CDS encoding prepilin-type N-terminal cleavage/methylation domain-containing protein, giving the protein MSKSIIAKQGVLTHKVNNRGFAIIELVVAMLILGVMIGGISSLIRQQDTGILQQDVHPIIPKVTKAIASYVIKNGQFPPCDKNTECTLKPILIGLNENRHTISYQLDKSLPDVFPDDLPDEPDLSSVDLDITEPKFTAIVTRQSKLYSPITQYCWQLLSSVPDTDTNSTNAYEIKVSDTEDLNRIFTASVAKSTFAEQLSCTQRLQALNGGEYQLAALMIAKAHNKQLIDILALRKETAKAATVLVVTDLKTNVMDMANAAKAIKDIKGPKTDMYSGPAKVIAYGAGIAETVQKLTQLGVTLANIILLLDGGPGLMELKGQYCYDHFMKDQNSIDAIIQSTNTILETVVTTISDATGGCLPKSGSLEGVTLSKECLTALVDGATGTVKSNLPTQEMIEDLLACDTYDWLIDGDSTPAELYKIAQPAHEMQANQTIYLEFLKAHLETILSPESK; this is encoded by the coding sequence TTGAGTAAGTCAATAATCGCTAAGCAAGGGGTATTGACTCACAAAGTGAATAATCGTGGTTTCGCCATTATTGAATTGGTCGTCGCTATGTTGATATTGGGTGTGATGATTGGCGGAATATCATCATTAATTCGTCAACAAGACACCGGAATATTACAACAAGACGTTCACCCGATCATTCCAAAAGTGACTAAAGCAATAGCGAGTTATGTTATTAAAAATGGCCAATTCCCACCATGTGACAAAAATACAGAGTGTACATTAAAACCTATTCTCATTGGCTTGAATGAAAATCGGCACACTATAAGCTATCAATTAGATAAATCATTACCTGATGTCTTTCCAGATGACTTACCAGATGAACCCGATTTATCATCGGTAGATTTAGATATAACTGAGCCGAAATTTACGGCAATAGTGACACGTCAATCAAAGCTGTATTCCCCTATTACCCAATATTGCTGGCAATTATTGAGTTCTGTTCCTGATACTGATACCAATAGCACTAATGCGTATGAAATAAAGGTCAGCGATACCGAAGACCTTAATCGAATATTTACCGCCAGTGTTGCTAAATCGACGTTTGCTGAACAACTTTCATGTACGCAACGTTTGCAAGCACTTAATGGCGGTGAATATCAGCTTGCAGCCCTAATGATTGCAAAGGCACATAATAAACAACTAATAGACATATTAGCCTTGCGTAAAGAAACGGCAAAAGCAGCGACTGTTTTAGTGGTGACCGATTTAAAAACAAACGTAATGGATATGGCAAATGCAGCTAAAGCTATCAAAGATATTAAAGGACCTAAAACTGACATGTACAGTGGCCCTGCAAAGGTCATTGCTTATGGTGCGGGTATTGCAGAAACTGTGCAAAAACTAACGCAATTAGGCGTTACATTAGCGAACATTATTTTACTATTAGATGGCGGTCCAGGACTAATGGAACTTAAAGGTCAGTATTGTTACGACCACTTCATGAAAGACCAAAACAGCATAGATGCGATCATACAAAGCACCAACACAATTTTAGAAACAGTCGTTACAACAATCAGCGACGCTACCGGTGGCTGTTTACCTAAAAGTGGAAGTCTTGAAGGCGTTACTTTGTCTAAAGAGTGCCTTACTGCCTTAGTAGATGGCGCTACAGGTACAGTTAAAAGTAACCTCCCAACACAGGAAATGATTGAAGATTTACTCGCGTGTGACACATATGACTGGCTAATTGATGGTGACAGCACACCGGCAGAGCTATATAAAATTGCCCAGCCGGCGCATGAAATGCAAGCGAATCAAACAATATATTTGGAGTTTCTAAAAGCTCATTTAGAAACGATTTTATCACCGGAGAGCAAGTAA
- a CDS encoding TonB-dependent receptor produces the protein MRSWSLKQQKIKYRQFIIAFSLLFFGNALACKAAERYQFELPAMSAAQALDKLATISGYSLIYPFDDSIIVVSNPLFGTYSLEDALGQLLLNTPLSAFATEKRVIAVSSELSNYDYNGKNFAIDVFLKNHLKHQMDNILFGPDFLTANLPDIDFSFQAITEEKKLTNEVEAERIQIIGSRRINRSPSSALAPLDIINKRDLSSQGNNDLIFSLSSVIPSYNTSQEAISDAGTMVRPANLRGLPTDSTLILVNGKRRHRSGVIYEFISGLNIGAHGVDLEPIPSIALKSVEVLRDGAAAQYGSDAIAGVINFRLENSADISRIEVSTGQYYAGDGSTLELSGILGSQIGSSGSANFSFQLSESDSTSRGIQDPAVQSLIDSGISADDIQDPVVIWGAPKISNNIKLFGHLEMDIGAKNQYQQLYMFGNWAQRDIDGSFYYRNPNTRASVFTNPNDGTRLFFDMTSNNTGNCPVPTLPGSPGDAEALAAVSANPNCFAFNERFPGGFTPRFGGRVTDESLAVGLRGSLIKNNADLTYDISMVVGRNRNDYKLRNSVNASLGENSPSDFELGSQIQTEGVFNADFTYPINVDFESDLNVAFGYQTHFEKFEIVTGETASYQAGPFDNNSEAVGANGFPGFSPETASINDRISNAVYLDIESDITEALSMSLAIRYEDIAKIGNTFDGKVSSRLQLSDEIAIRSTLSTAFRAPTVGQSTLQRISTSNSIVNGVVVQQRSQLVSALSPIAVARSGGGLEPETATSFSIGLLSDIGPANITLDYFLIDVDDRLSLFSSDVTAVDTRLLATSGVKSNVTSIQYYANDFDSITQGFDLVASLPLEFISHNSLVSLAYNYTETKLGGFDSKSPIANVNARKEREEGIPNNRAVLTYSQKQGHLSSMLRVNYYGSFYNAQFNDVSLIEKVNAIVITDVEFSYEINESLTVALGANNIFDVFPDEYSKGRTSGFLGAIYPLNSPMGFNGGYYYLRMSWDL, from the coding sequence GTGCGTAGTTGGTCACTAAAACAACAAAAAATAAAATACCGTCAATTTATTATTGCATTCTCTTTGCTATTTTTCGGTAATGCTTTGGCGTGTAAAGCCGCTGAGCGCTACCAATTTGAACTCCCTGCCATGTCTGCTGCTCAGGCTTTAGATAAATTAGCCACAATATCGGGTTATTCACTCATATATCCATTTGATGATTCTATCATTGTTGTTAGTAATCCACTTTTTGGTACTTACTCACTTGAAGATGCTTTAGGGCAGTTACTTTTAAACACGCCTCTTAGTGCTTTTGCTACTGAAAAACGTGTTATCGCGGTGTCTTCGGAGCTAAGCAATTATGATTATAATGGTAAAAATTTTGCTATTGATGTGTTCTTAAAAAACCATCTCAAACATCAAATGGATAATATTCTCTTTGGACCTGATTTTCTTACTGCTAATTTACCTGATATAGATTTTTCTTTTCAAGCAATAACTGAAGAAAAAAAATTAACTAACGAAGTCGAAGCTGAGCGTATTCAAATAATTGGCTCTCGTCGAATCAATAGATCGCCAAGCAGTGCTTTAGCGCCATTAGATATCATCAATAAACGTGATTTAAGCTCGCAAGGCAATAACGACCTAATATTCAGTTTGTCGAGTGTTATTCCTTCTTATAATACCAGTCAAGAAGCCATTAGTGATGCAGGTACTATGGTAAGACCTGCTAACCTTAGAGGATTGCCAACCGATAGCACGCTAATATTAGTGAATGGTAAACGGCGTCATCGCAGTGGCGTGATCTATGAATTTATCTCAGGGTTGAATATTGGCGCTCATGGTGTTGATCTTGAACCTATTCCGAGTATTGCTTTAAAAAGTGTTGAAGTTTTACGTGATGGTGCGGCCGCGCAATATGGTTCTGATGCCATCGCGGGGGTTATTAATTTTCGTTTAGAAAACAGTGCAGATATCAGCCGAATTGAAGTAAGTACAGGCCAATACTACGCTGGAGATGGTTCGACGCTCGAATTGTCTGGTATTCTAGGTAGCCAAATTGGTAGTAGTGGCAGTGCTAATTTTTCATTCCAACTTTCAGAAAGTGACAGCACTTCTCGTGGAATTCAAGATCCTGCAGTACAGTCGTTGATTGATAGCGGTATCAGTGCGGACGATATACAAGATCCTGTTGTTATTTGGGGTGCTCCAAAAATTAGCAACAATATCAAGCTATTCGGTCATTTGGAGATGGATATTGGCGCTAAAAATCAATACCAACAACTTTATATGTTTGGAAATTGGGCGCAGCGCGATATTGATGGCAGCTTTTATTATCGCAATCCTAATACCCGAGCAAGTGTATTTACGAATCCAAATGATGGCACACGACTATTTTTTGATATGACGAGTAATAACACCGGTAATTGTCCAGTACCCACTCTTCCTGGTAGTCCGGGTGATGCTGAAGCTTTAGCGGCTGTTTCAGCTAATCCCAATTGCTTTGCTTTTAATGAGCGTTTTCCTGGTGGCTTTACTCCACGATTTGGCGGCAGAGTAACCGATGAAAGTCTCGCGGTAGGCCTACGAGGCTCGCTAATTAAAAATAATGCCGATCTAACGTATGATATTAGTATGGTCGTTGGGAGAAATCGCAATGATTACAAACTACGCAATAGTGTTAATGCCTCATTAGGTGAAAATTCACCCAGTGACTTTGAGCTTGGTTCTCAAATACAAACCGAAGGTGTATTTAACGCTGATTTTACTTACCCAATTAACGTTGATTTTGAGTCAGACTTGAATGTTGCCTTTGGCTACCAAACTCATTTCGAAAAATTTGAGATTGTTACGGGCGAAACGGCATCTTATCAGGCAGGACCTTTTGATAATAATAGTGAGGCGGTCGGAGCAAATGGCTTTCCTGGTTTCTCACCCGAGACCGCTAGTATTAATGATCGCATATCTAATGCCGTATATTTAGATATAGAAAGCGACATTACAGAAGCGCTCTCTATGTCGCTGGCGATCAGGTATGAAGATATCGCCAAAATAGGCAATACTTTTGACGGGAAAGTGTCATCCCGATTACAGCTCAGCGATGAAATAGCCATACGCTCAACACTGAGTACGGCATTTCGGGCTCCGACTGTGGGTCAATCTACTTTGCAACGCATATCTACCTCAAATTCAATCGTTAATGGTGTTGTAGTGCAACAACGATCACAGCTAGTAAGTGCGTTAAGTCCGATTGCTGTCGCACGATCTGGTGGTGGCCTTGAACCAGAAACTGCAACTAGCTTTAGTATTGGTTTATTATCGGATATAGGACCAGCAAATATTACCTTGGATTATTTTCTTATTGATGTTGATGACAGGCTATCTTTATTTTCGAGTGATGTAACTGCTGTAGATACAAGATTATTAGCCACCTCAGGGGTTAAATCAAACGTCACCAGTATTCAATATTATGCTAATGATTTCGACTCAATAACACAGGGATTTGACTTAGTTGCCAGTTTGCCATTGGAGTTTATTAGCCATAACAGCTTAGTATCACTCGCCTATAACTATACAGAAACAAAGTTAGGTGGTTTTGACAGTAAGAGCCCTATTGCGAATGTTAATGCTCGCAAAGAGCGTGAAGAAGGCATTCCAAATAACCGAGCCGTATTAACCTATTCTCAAAAGCAAGGCCATTTAAGTAGCATGTTACGTGTTAACTACTATGGCAGTTTTTACAATGCACAGTTTAATGACGTATCGCTTATTGAGAAAGTGAATGCAATTGTCATAACAGATGTTGAGTTTTCTTATGAAATTAATGAGAGTTTAACGGTAGCTTTAGGTGCTAATAATATTTTTGACGTCTTTCCTGATGAATACAGTAAAGGGCGAACATCGGGATTTTTAGGGGCTATTTACCCACTTAATTCGCCGATGGGATTTAACGGCGGTTATTATTACCTGCGTATGTCATGGGACTTGTAA
- a CDS encoding TonB-dependent receptor — MSNKFRTGTLAIAVSLALGTTSTYAAEDNSAKIKAEKDVEKIVVVGSRGAPRSVNDSPVPIDLIGGEELARGGNTDMLELIKGSVPSFNVHSNPISDAASLVKPANLRGLSSDSTLILVNGKRRHRASVIALLGGGINDGAQGPDISVIPSVALKQVEVLRDGAAAQYGSDAIAGVMNFVLKDDADGGSLTARYGSYYEGDGDTMEVSGNVGMPLTKDGFLNLSFQYKNADATSRSVQRPDAAAFIAAGNTAVSDLAQIWGSPEVNDDYTIFVNSGLDLGNDSEAYMFGNFSERDVRGGFYYRNPHTRGGVYSNGDTDGDGVSNLLIADLDGLGVGGSCSPVNVTSANVLTQDDYINNVANNDNCFSFNEMLPGGFTPNFGGNIIDTSITLGTRGELDNGVMYDVSGSVGFNESTYVIYDTLNASLGPATPRDFSPGKHTQLEKTFNVDFSKDIDVDMFESLMVAGGYEWHSESFEVTAGDVASYTAGPYTEQGFGIGSNGFPGFKPQAAGVYSRQNFAFYVDTEAQITEDFLLGAALRYEDYSSFGSDSNYKLTAQYNVTDDFSLRSSISTGFRAPTVGQANYSNVQTALENGALVDSALLPASNPIAIQLGATELTPETSQSYTLGAVWNIGELFITLDYYNISVEDRVSQSTKYELTDDDKTALTNAGVANVESIQLVSFFTNDFDTTTSGVDLIANYGMELLDGDAKFSLAYNYNKTEVDSFTAITGDFKVSRLENDLPNHRATLTWSQSWDEVSFLIRGNYYGEYQGVHVDYVDTVNTGDAAVTIDAEFSYFASDDIVLSVGAQNLFDQEATEINFTDAGAASCGGCVNNQWGGKYYETSPFGFNGGFYYVKATYNF; from the coding sequence ATGTCTAATAAATTCCGTACAGGAACGTTAGCAATTGCTGTAAGTTTAGCTTTAGGAACTACATCTACTTATGCTGCTGAAGATAATAGTGCAAAAATTAAAGCAGAAAAAGATGTAGAAAAAATTGTTGTCGTAGGCTCGCGTGGTGCTCCTCGCTCAGTAAACGACTCTCCTGTACCAATTGACTTAATTGGTGGAGAAGAACTAGCGCGTGGCGGTAATACCGACATGCTTGAATTAATAAAAGGCAGTGTTCCTTCCTTTAACGTCCACTCAAACCCTATTTCAGATGCGGCAAGTTTAGTTAAACCTGCCAATCTACGTGGTTTATCATCTGACAGTACTTTGATTTTAGTTAACGGCAAACGTCGTCATCGTGCTTCTGTCATTGCATTATTAGGTGGCGGTATTAATGATGGTGCCCAAGGTCCTGATATTTCAGTTATCCCTAGCGTTGCATTAAAACAAGTTGAAGTACTTCGTGATGGCGCCGCTGCACAATATGGCTCTGATGCTATTGCTGGTGTAATGAACTTTGTTTTAAAAGATGACGCTGATGGTGGCTCTTTAACTGCTCGTTATGGCTCTTATTATGAAGGCGACGGCGATACCATGGAAGTATCTGGTAACGTTGGTATGCCATTAACGAAAGACGGCTTTTTGAATTTAAGTTTTCAATATAAAAATGCTGATGCAACTAGTCGAAGTGTACAACGCCCTGACGCAGCAGCTTTTATCGCTGCAGGTAACACGGCTGTATCAGACTTAGCTCAAATTTGGGGCTCTCCTGAAGTAAATGATGACTACACTATTTTTGTAAACTCAGGTTTAGACTTAGGTAACGATAGCGAAGCCTACATGTTTGGTAACTTCTCTGAGCGTGATGTTCGCGGTGGTTTCTACTATCGTAATCCGCATACTCGTGGTGGTGTTTATAGTAATGGTGATACCGATGGTGATGGCGTATCAAATCTCCTTATCGCAGATTTAGACGGTTTGGGTGTTGGAGGCAGTTGTTCTCCTGTCAACGTGACTAGCGCTAATGTATTAACGCAAGACGATTACATTAACAATGTTGCTAATAATGACAATTGTTTTAGTTTCAACGAAATGTTACCAGGTGGTTTTACACCAAACTTCGGTGGCAATATTATTGATACCTCAATCACTTTAGGTACACGTGGTGAACTAGATAACGGTGTAATGTATGACGTTAGTGGTTCTGTTGGCTTTAACGAATCTACTTATGTAATTTATGATACCTTAAACGCCTCTTTAGGTCCTGCAACTCCGCGTGACTTTAGTCCAGGTAAACATACTCAGTTAGAAAAAACTTTTAACGTTGATTTCAGCAAAGATATTGATGTTGATATGTTTGAATCATTAATGGTTGCTGGTGGTTATGAATGGCATTCAGAATCATTTGAAGTAACCGCTGGTGATGTTGCATCATATACTGCAGGTCCATACACTGAACAAGGTTTTGGTATCGGCTCTAATGGCTTCCCAGGATTTAAGCCTCAAGCTGCTGGTGTTTATTCTCGCCAAAATTTCGCGTTCTATGTTGATACTGAAGCACAAATAACAGAAGACTTTTTACTAGGTGCAGCACTTCGTTATGAAGACTACAGCTCATTTGGTAGTGACTCTAACTACAAGCTTACAGCACAATATAATGTAACCGATGACTTTTCTTTACGTAGTTCAATCAGTACAGGTTTCCGTGCTCCTACAGTAGGTCAAGCTAATTACTCGAACGTGCAAACCGCATTGGAAAATGGTGCCTTAGTTGATTCTGCATTATTACCAGCGAGTAACCCGATTGCGATACAGTTAGGTGCAACAGAGTTAACACCAGAAACATCTCAAAGTTATACTTTAGGTGCAGTTTGGAATATTGGCGAGCTATTCATTACGCTTGATTACTACAATATTTCAGTTGAAGACCGCGTGTCTCAATCAACTAAATATGAACTAACAGATGATGATAAAACAGCTTTAACCAATGCTGGTGTAGCCAATGTTGAATCAATACAGTTAGTAAGTTTCTTCACAAATGATTTTGATACAACAACATCAGGTGTTGATTTAATCGCTAACTACGGTATGGAATTACTTGATGGTGATGCCAAGTTTAGTTTAGCGTACAACTACAATAAAACTGAAGTTGATAGCTTCACAGCGATTACTGGCGACTTTAAAGTTTCTCGTTTAGAAAATGATTTACCTAATCACCGTGCAACGTTGACTTGGTCACAATCATGGGATGAAGTGAGCTTCTTGATTCGTGGTAATTACTATGGCGAATATCAAGGTGTTCATGTTGACTACGTTGACACAGTTAATACTGGCGATGCTGCAGTAACAATTGATGCCGAGTTTAGTTACTTTGCTTCAGATGACATCGTGTTGTCTGTTGGCGCGCAAAACTTGTTCGACCAAGAAGCAACTGAAATAAACTTCACCGATGCCGGTGCAGCTAGTTGTGGTGGTTGTGTTAATAATCAATGGGGTGGTAAATATTATGAAACATCTCCGTTTGGTTTTAATGGTGGTTTCTACTACGTAAAAGCAACATATAACTTCTAA
- a CDS encoding type II secretion system protein codes for MKSIIIIKGNQRGMTLIELSVVLVIIGVLLGSGMSLLENVSSSVKREQTHKNLMLIQQLLTSMLADKSTLPCPDLKGNGLESVYTPTSENRASDIKVRNIIDVTFETVGGVKGQRVQVVKSSEQNQDAIQGTKYCTLLSGNGSEKFISKIPWKSISLDNDHKFSAAFTREKTAQLTYVLQPQLIYNLQVDSPNNAILVNNANGIFTSHKQWLCSVLKKTIVDIETDNIGNLPILKYAQTGNKGIDQNKYAIPAFVLIDAMDDYNQDGDPLDGANVNVNDASIEIESPLKMPGEEYDDVVVSSSIAEIVAKLCVA; via the coding sequence ATGAAAAGTATTATCATTATAAAAGGTAATCAACGAGGAATGACATTGATAGAGCTCAGTGTCGTGCTTGTTATTATCGGTGTTTTACTTGGCTCTGGCATGAGCTTACTTGAAAATGTAAGTTCATCAGTTAAACGTGAACAAACACATAAAAATTTAATGCTAATACAGCAACTATTGACTTCCATGTTAGCCGACAAAAGTACGCTCCCATGTCCTGATTTAAAAGGTAATGGCTTAGAAAGTGTCTATACTCCCACGAGTGAAAATCGCGCGAGTGACATCAAGGTTAGAAATATTATTGATGTAACTTTTGAAACTGTTGGTGGTGTTAAAGGTCAACGAGTGCAGGTAGTAAAATCATCAGAGCAAAATCAGGATGCAATTCAAGGCACAAAATATTGCACTTTATTATCTGGTAATGGATCTGAAAAATTTATCAGTAAAATACCTTGGAAAAGTATTTCCCTTGATAACGACCACAAATTTTCAGCAGCATTCACTAGAGAAAAAACTGCCCAGCTAACTTATGTATTGCAACCTCAATTAATATATAACTTGCAAGTAGACTCGCCAAATAACGCAATTCTAGTAAACAACGCTAATGGCATCTTCACCTCTCATAAACAATGGTTATGTAGCGTACTTAAAAAAACAATAGTTGATATAGAAACGGACAATATAGGTAATTTGCCGATCCTAAAGTATGCACAGACAGGTAATAAAGGAATAGACCAAAATAAATATGCAATTCCTGCATTTGTGTTGATTGATGCAATGGACGACTACAACCAAGATGGCGACCCGCTTGACGGCGCAAATGTAAATGTAAATGATGCATCTATAGAAATTGAATCGCCACTAAAAATGCCTGGTGAAGAATATGACGATGTTGTGGTAAGTTCTTCTATAGCTGAAATAGTTGCTAAGTTATGTGTAGCTTGA
- a CDS encoding type II secretion system protein — translation MNRRKSQGFTLIEMALVLVVIGIILGAVSVGMDMQRDAEIKKIKQKFVDGWASAYNQIYSRSGTVVGDNPAMPSKIVGAKKLDESALDTILDTGDYEEIISVCADEDEVNIQDEFKAAGIEMPQGRGVGNEDNYAYADNNGNPGQLTVCFEYMPPSKANEGSFASGNVMRITGMSADLAVALDTLIDGVPDSTKGMFRMDNSADKSIDTWPSIIGEDNESGNAAIARVEVIFKMNQ, via the coding sequence ATGAATAGAAGAAAATCACAAGGTTTTACCTTAATAGAAATGGCGTTAGTTTTAGTAGTTATAGGTATCATTTTAGGTGCTGTTTCTGTCGGCATGGATATGCAACGAGATGCCGAAATTAAAAAAATAAAGCAGAAATTTGTCGATGGTTGGGCCTCAGCTTACAACCAAATCTATAGTCGTTCAGGCACCGTAGTGGGAGATAATCCTGCGATGCCATCTAAAATTGTCGGTGCAAAAAAACTAGATGAATCCGCATTAGATACGATTCTAGATACGGGTGACTACGAAGAAATTATAAGTGTTTGTGCAGACGAAGACGAAGTCAATATACAAGATGAATTTAAAGCCGCAGGTATTGAAATGCCTCAAGGTCGTGGTGTTGGCAACGAAGACAACTATGCCTATGCAGACAATAATGGTAATCCCGGTCAATTAACTGTTTGTTTTGAATATATGCCACCAAGTAAAGCTAACGAAGGAAGTTTTGCTAGTGGTAATGTTATGCGTATAACGGGTATGAGTGCTGATTTAGCCGTAGCTCTAGATACACTAATTGACGGCGTACCAGACTCAACAAAAGGTATGTTTCGCATGGACAATTCAGCTGACAAATCTATAGACACTTGGCCTTCAATTATCGGTGAAGATAACGAAAGTGGCAATGCGGCGATCGCACGAGTTGAAGTTATTTTCAAAATGAACCAGTAG
- a CDS encoding type II secretion system protein yields MTFRKNSGFTLIEMSLVLVIIGLILGAVSISGNLQKSAATKAAYTDFIYPWAGVYRSYHQLTGRVLGDSAVSPSGRVNGSLDDPICLDSVVDDEDTDDTLRVQLLNLKMDLPTGRGEFKETNYVVTDKDSNPRQIELCFAYTDSWIVGYKDKAKNNPVIKNSNVMIIKNLPIELAEEIDVLVDKTVNGTTGLLRWESGTLVVDALYKLSN; encoded by the coding sequence ATGACATTTAGAAAAAATTCAGGATTTACATTAATAGAAATGTCATTAGTCCTTGTCATTATTGGACTTATTCTAGGTGCTGTCAGCATCTCAGGAAACCTTCAAAAATCTGCTGCTACCAAAGCCGCTTACACCGATTTTATTTATCCTTGGGCCGGTGTTTATCGCTCATACCATCAATTAACGGGTCGTGTACTCGGAGATTCTGCTGTCTCGCCTTCAGGTCGAGTTAATGGGAGTTTAGATGATCCCATTTGTTTAGATAGTGTTGTAGATGATGAAGACACCGATGATACATTAAGAGTACAGCTACTCAATTTGAAAATGGACTTACCTACCGGGCGTGGCGAATTCAAAGAAACTAATTATGTAGTCACAGATAAAGACAGCAACCCACGTCAAATAGAATTGTGCTTTGCATATACCGATAGTTGGATAGTTGGTTACAAAGACAAGGCAAAAAACAACCCTGTTATTAAAAACAGTAATGTCATGATTATTAAGAATTTACCAATAGAACTTGCAGAAGAAATTGATGTACTTGTCGATAAAACGGTTAATGGTACAACAGGGTTGCTTAGATGGGAATCTGGAACCCTTGTTGTCGATGCACTTTATAAACTTTCAAACTAA